One Myxococcota bacterium genomic region harbors:
- a CDS encoding cytochrome P450: MSEATEAPPSLFPPSKGQATADPQSIPLEHIDVSDSELFETNTLWGYFERLRNEAPVHYCAESDFGPYWSVTKFDDIVHVEKDPETYSSKGSIVIGDPNPDFPLSPGFIAMDGPRHSAQRAVCQPAAAPRNLKVLEPLIRERVVDILEGLPVGETFNWVDHVSIELTTAMLATLFDFPQEEKHKLTFWSDMATSSPGQTGVVGVTEEARQAALLECLDTFTAMWKERADAPPRERIDLVTALAKGEATKDLQPMEYLGNLVLLIVGGNDTTRNSISGGVLALNEYPDEYAKLRNDASVIPNMVSEMIRWQTPLAHMRRTATRDAELAGQQIRAGDKVVMWYVSANRDEDAIPRANEFRIDRKNAKHHLSFGWGVHFCMGSRLAEMQLRILWEEILARFETVEVVGEPVRVRSNFVKGFTELPTRVVPR; the protein is encoded by the coding sequence ATGAGCGAAGCGACCGAAGCGCCCCCCTCGCTGTTTCCCCCGTCGAAGGGCCAGGCCACCGCCGACCCCCAGTCGATCCCGCTCGAGCACATCGACGTCTCGGACTCGGAGCTCTTCGAGACCAACACGCTGTGGGGCTACTTCGAGCGGCTCCGCAACGAGGCGCCGGTCCACTACTGCGCCGAGAGCGACTTCGGGCCGTACTGGTCGGTCACGAAGTTCGACGACATCGTCCACGTCGAGAAGGACCCGGAGACCTACTCGTCGAAGGGCAGCATCGTGATCGGGGATCCGAACCCGGACTTCCCGCTCTCGCCCGGGTTCATCGCGATGGATGGCCCGCGCCACAGCGCCCAGCGCGCGGTGTGTCAGCCAGCGGCTGCGCCGCGGAACCTGAAGGTCCTCGAGCCCCTGATCCGGGAGCGCGTGGTGGACATCCTCGAGGGTCTGCCGGTCGGCGAGACCTTCAACTGGGTCGACCACGTCTCGATCGAGCTCACGACCGCGATGCTCGCGACCCTCTTCGACTTCCCCCAGGAGGAGAAGCACAAGCTCACCTTCTGGTCCGACATGGCCACCTCGAGCCCCGGGCAGACCGGCGTCGTGGGCGTGACCGAAGAGGCGCGTCAGGCGGCACTGCTCGAGTGTCTCGACACCTTCACCGCCATGTGGAAGGAGCGCGCCGACGCGCCGCCGCGCGAGCGCATCGATCTCGTGACCGCGTTGGCGAAGGGCGAGGCCACGAAGGATCTCCAGCCGATGGAATACCTCGGCAACCTCGTGCTGCTCATCGTGGGCGGCAACGACACGACGCGGAACTCGATCTCGGGCGGGGTGCTGGCGCTCAACGAGTACCCGGACGAGTACGCGAAGCTGCGGAACGACGCGTCGGTGATCCCGAACATGGTGAGCGAGATGATCCGCTGGCAGACGCCGCTCGCGCACATGCGCCGCACCGCCACCCGGGACGCCGAGCTCGCCGGTCAGCAGATCCGCGCGGGCGACAAGGTGGTGATGTGGTACGTCTCGGCGAACCGCGACGAAGACGCCATCCCGCGCGCGAACGAGTTTCGGATCGATCGCAAGAACGCGAAGCACCACCTCTCCTTCGGCTGGGGCGTGCACTTCTGCATGGGCAGCCGACTCGCCGAGATGCAGCTGCGCATCCTCTGGGAAGAGATCCTGGCGCGTTTCGAGACGGTCGAGGTCGTGGGCGAGCCCGTGCGCGTGCGCTCGAACTTCGTGAAGGGCTTCACCGAGCTCCCGACCCGCGTGGTGCCGCGCTAG
- a CDS encoding PEP-CTERM sorting domain-containing protein, with protein sequence MDSKLRPSFWLGAVTAFSLLCAAASSHALQATYVWEPDAGFAGSGTLVLDDPNITDAANFGFPGAIVDDDSLVSLAFSFPANAETFDLAAFDLQNVANDLAVGAGGWSASGGVLTNVFLFSGDDPMGGIQLVRLGSDGPAAFADLSLVSGGFEEHRGRWRLVPEPSTGALFALGLGFLATRRRRA encoded by the coding sequence GTGGATTCGAAGCTCCGACCCTCTTTCTGGCTGGGCGCCGTGACGGCCTTCTCGCTGCTCTGCGCCGCCGCGTCCTCACACGCACTCCAGGCCACCTACGTCTGGGAGCCCGACGCGGGCTTCGCGGGCAGCGGCACGTTGGTGCTCGACGATCCCAACATCACGGACGCCGCGAACTTCGGCTTCCCGGGCGCGATCGTCGACGACGACTCCCTGGTCTCCCTGGCCTTCTCGTTTCCTGCGAACGCCGAGACCTTCGACCTCGCGGCCTTCGATCTCCAGAACGTCGCGAACGATCTGGCCGTGGGTGCCGGGGGCTGGTCGGCCAGCGGCGGCGTCCTGACCAACGTCTTCCTGTTCTCGGGCGACGACCCGATGGGCGGCATCCAGCTGGTCCGGCTGGGCAGCGACGGTCCCGCTGCCTTCGCCGATCTTTCCCTCGTGTCGGGGGGCTTCGAGGAACACCGCGGGCGCTGGCGGCTCGTACCCGAGCCGTCGACGGGAGCGCTCTTCGCCCTCGGCCTGGGCTTCCTGGCGACGCGGCGCCGCCGGGCCTAG
- a CDS encoding cytochrome P450 yields MAIPTAAFVCDPHTPEYQRDLREIHRELRDEHPVYYNAERELWMISRYDDVKAALLDEATFSVERLEEAKMLPPMLVYLDGPRHDALRNLVSRGFTPRRVASLEGQVRSLAGGLLDAMNADAPVDLMSQFASQLPSCVIAALIGIPEERRPIFLHHTEEMLQAGVDGNDIRDPAAAIFAQFSELLNERRKERRDDLMSALLDAEIDGEALSEAELLGFCFLLVVGGNDTTMNLIGNGLALLMDHPEARRTLLDDPSRLPPAIEEMLRIEAPTQALPRCTTRDVELHGVRIPADSRVFLHFGAANHDERAFDDPGRFDIARNPNRHLSLGQGSHFCMGASLARMEARVAFETFLERFPQYAIEDTGRWVTSRWARSHPELRARLR; encoded by the coding sequence TTGGCGATCCCTACTGCGGCATTCGTGTGCGATCCGCACACACCCGAATACCAGCGCGACCTGCGCGAGATCCACCGCGAGCTGCGCGACGAGCACCCCGTGTACTACAACGCGGAACGCGAGCTGTGGATGATCTCGCGCTACGACGACGTGAAGGCAGCGCTCCTCGACGAGGCGACCTTCAGCGTCGAGCGCCTCGAAGAAGCGAAGATGCTTCCGCCCATGCTCGTGTACCTCGACGGGCCGCGGCACGATGCACTGCGCAACCTGGTGTCGCGCGGTTTCACCCCAAGGCGCGTGGCGTCGCTCGAGGGCCAGGTGCGTTCCCTTGCGGGCGGCCTGCTCGACGCGATGAATGCCGACGCCCCGGTCGACCTGATGTCCCAGTTCGCGTCCCAGCTGCCGAGCTGCGTGATCGCGGCGCTGATCGGGATTCCCGAGGAGCGGCGGCCGATCTTCCTCCACCACACCGAGGAGATGCTGCAGGCCGGCGTCGACGGGAACGACATCCGCGACCCCGCGGCCGCGATCTTCGCCCAGTTCTCCGAGCTGCTGAACGAGCGGCGCAAGGAACGACGCGACGACTTGATGAGCGCGCTCCTCGACGCAGAGATCGACGGCGAAGCGCTCTCGGAAGCCGAACTCCTCGGCTTCTGTTTCCTGCTCGTCGTGGGCGGCAACGACACCACGATGAACCTGATCGGGAACGGCCTGGCGCTGTTGATGGATCACCCGGAAGCGCGGCGGACACTGCTCGACGACCCGTCACGCCTGCCGCCGGCGATCGAGGAGATGCTGCGGATCGAGGCGCCGACCCAGGCCCTTCCCCGCTGCACGACCCGCGACGTGGAACTCCACGGCGTTCGGATCCCGGCCGATTCCCGCGTCTTCCTGCACTTTGGTGCCGCAAACCACGACGAGCGCGCCTTCGACGACCCGGGCCGCTTCGACATCGCGCGCAATCCCAACCGCCACCTCTCGCTCGGTCAGGGGTCCCACTTCTGTATGGGCGCGTCGCTGGCCCGGATGGAGGCGCGCGTCGCCTTCGAGACCTTCCTCGAGCGCTTCCCGCAATATGCGATCGAAGACACGGGCCGTTGGGTGACCTCGCGCTGGGCGCGCTCCCACCCCGAGCTTCGCGCGCGGCTGCGCTAG
- a CDS encoding amidase — protein MASISRRELLVGGASLALTTACRAPAALASGRGAALSFEEYVAQDAVGLAALVARKEVTPAELLEVAIARTEAVDPKLNAVVIRHFDAARAVANMDLPAGPLSGVPWLLKDLHLYVRGTVTSNGSVAWKDRVADYDSTLVERYRAAGLVIFGKTASPEFGATAVTESTLWGATRNPWNLAHTPGGSSGGSAAAVAAGIVPAANASDGGGSIRIPASCCGLFGLKPTRGRVPRGPHSYSAHSFSCIHAVTRSVRDSAVLLDASRGSAPYDYTAAPPVARPFAEEVGRDPGPLRVGWVKTPVTRLPVHVDCEAAAAQVAKQCASWGHTVEEVALPVEPRKYYTAVGINNAVHTARRIRARGEERGRPVGPDEIEPGNWSKLAQADGLSADDLASAEATFRKTAADMATLMQRYDVLLSPTMAAPPVKIGVMSLSNPDQEEFITAATAASAFTMLYNVSGQPAMSLPLHWNAAGLPIGVMFAAAFGREDLLFRLASQIEGELPWFGKRPPLAG, from the coding sequence ATGGCGAGCATTTCGAGACGGGAATTGCTGGTGGGGGGAGCGTCGCTGGCGCTCACGACGGCCTGTCGCGCCCCGGCAGCCCTGGCGTCGGGGCGGGGCGCAGCGCTCTCCTTCGAGGAGTACGTCGCCCAGGACGCGGTCGGCCTGGCGGCTCTCGTGGCCCGCAAGGAGGTCACCCCGGCCGAGCTGCTCGAGGTGGCGATCGCCCGCACCGAGGCGGTGGACCCGAAGCTCAACGCCGTGGTGATCCGCCACTTCGACGCAGCCCGCGCGGTCGCAAACATGGATCTACCAGCGGGACCGCTGTCGGGCGTGCCCTGGCTCCTGAAGGATCTGCATCTCTACGTGCGCGGCACGGTCACCAGCAACGGGTCGGTGGCCTGGAAGGACCGGGTCGCCGACTACGACAGCACGCTGGTCGAGCGCTATCGCGCGGCGGGTCTCGTGATCTTCGGGAAGACGGCGAGCCCCGAGTTCGGAGCGACGGCGGTCACCGAGTCGACGCTCTGGGGCGCGACCCGCAACCCGTGGAATCTCGCGCATACGCCGGGGGGTTCGTCGGGCGGGTCGGCGGCAGCGGTCGCGGCCGGGATCGTTCCGGCGGCGAATGCCAGCGATGGCGGTGGCTCGATCCGCATCCCCGCGTCGTGCTGCGGCCTCTTTGGTTTGAAGCCGACCCGGGGTCGGGTGCCGCGCGGACCGCACAGCTACTCGGCCCATTCCTTCTCTTGCATCCACGCGGTCACCCGCAGCGTGCGCGACAGCGCGGTGCTGCTCGATGCGTCGCGCGGGTCCGCGCCCTATGACTACACGGCGGCTCCGCCGGTCGCGCGGCCCTTCGCCGAAGAAGTGGGCCGCGACCCGGGCCCGCTGCGCGTCGGCTGGGTGAAGACACCGGTGACACGGCTGCCCGTCCATGTCGACTGCGAAGCCGCGGCCGCCCAGGTGGCGAAGCAGTGTGCCTCGTGGGGCCACACGGTCGAAGAGGTCGCGCTCCCCGTCGAGCCGCGCAAGTACTACACCGCGGTCGGGATCAACAACGCGGTGCACACGGCGCGTCGCATCCGTGCGCGCGGCGAGGAACGCGGCCGTCCGGTCGGCCCCGACGAGATCGAACCGGGCAACTGGTCGAAGCTGGCCCAGGCCGACGGGTTGAGCGCCGATGATCTCGCGAGCGCCGAGGCGACCTTCCGCAAGACGGCGGCCGACATGGCGACCCTGATGCAGCGCTACGACGTGCTGCTGTCGCCGACGATGGCGGCGCCGCCGGTGAAGATCGGCGTGATGAGCCTCTCGAACCCGGATCAAGAGGAATTCATCACGGCCGCCACCGCCGCCTCGGCGTTCACCATGCTCTACAACGTGAGTGGCCAACCGGCGATGTCGCTGCCCCTGCACTGGAACGCCGCCGGCCTCCCGATCGGCGTGATGTTCGCGGCCGCGTTCGGCCGTGAGGATCTGCTCTTCCGCCTGGCGAGCCAGATCGAGGGCGAGCTTCCCTGGTTCGGCAAGCGCCCGCCGCTCGCCGGCTGA
- a CDS encoding thioesterase family protein — MALDDDIRLSPLEPGRFGCEISRNYWLVAGPNGGYLAALLAHAGDVHLADPSRQLRGLTVHYLSRPEAAPATLAATTLRTGRSVAFLRVDLLQGEQTIATATGTWALPREGVHHDAWPMPEAKPPEDCPTMTHIRGSDSSFPIHRQWDIRSITGVPFGRGEEADMSWWIRPPAHRSLDGPMLAAMADALPPPIFMVAMPALGVPTLDLTVHLRADLERVPWQPGDWILARFVTRHGASGYLEEDGELWTADGTLVAISRQLAIGA; from the coding sequence ATGGCGCTCGATGACGACATCCGGCTCTCTCCGCTGGAGCCCGGCCGCTTCGGCTGCGAGATCAGTCGCAACTACTGGCTCGTCGCCGGTCCGAACGGCGGCTACCTGGCGGCGCTGCTGGCCCACGCGGGCGACGTCCACCTGGCCGATCCCAGCCGGCAACTCCGCGGGCTCACCGTTCACTACCTGAGCCGACCCGAGGCCGCGCCCGCCACCCTCGCGGCGACGACGCTGCGCACCGGCCGATCGGTCGCGTTCCTGCGCGTCGATCTGCTCCAGGGCGAGCAGACGATCGCCACCGCGACGGGGACCTGGGCTTTGCCACGGGAAGGGGTGCACCACGACGCCTGGCCCATGCCCGAGGCGAAGCCGCCGGAAGACTGCCCCACGATGACCCACATCCGCGGCAGCGACTCGAGCTTTCCGATCCACCGACAATGGGACATCCGTTCGATCACCGGCGTGCCCTTCGGTCGCGGCGAAGAAGCGGACATGTCCTGGTGGATTCGTCCGCCGGCCCACCGCTCGCTCGACGGACCGATGCTCGCGGCGATGGCGGACGCACTGCCCCCGCCGATCTTCATGGTCGCGATGCCAGCGCTCGGCGTGCCGACCCTCGACCTCACGGTCCACCTGCGCGCCGACCTCGAGCGCGTGCCCTGGCAACCCGGCGACTGGATCCTCGCCCGCTTCGTCACGCGCCACGGCGCATCGGGCTACCTCGAAGAGGACGGCGAGCTCTGGACCGCCGACGGCACCCTCGTCGCGATCAGTCGGCAGCTGGCGATCGGCGCGTAG
- a CDS encoding nuclear transport factor 2 family protein, whose product MPAFPREELQEMVDRWVAANNEAGRTGDWSPMAEFFTDDAVYTWTTGPNWDFVARGKQQIKEWAFGTEMAGLEHWTYPYVRTLIDDQKAEFIGIWRQVAPVKDPDGVNYEIRGTGGSWFRYGGDFKWAWQRDFFDHACAGAVFGAMAQNGQLTEKMLERMKKGSKMPGWTRASEYDWFSEIADIEA is encoded by the coding sequence ATGCCCGCGTTTCCCCGCGAAGAGCTGCAAGAGATGGTCGACCGCTGGGTCGCCGCCAACAACGAGGCCGGTCGCACCGGTGACTGGTCGCCGATGGCCGAGTTCTTCACCGACGACGCCGTCTATACCTGGACCACCGGTCCCAACTGGGACTTCGTCGCGCGCGGCAAGCAGCAGATCAAGGAATGGGCCTTCGGCACCGAGATGGCCGGCCTCGAGCACTGGACCTACCCCTACGTCCGCACCCTGATCGATGATCAGAAGGCCGAGTTCATCGGCATCTGGCGCCAGGTCGCCCCCGTCAAGGACCCCGACGGGGTGAACTACGAGATCCGCGGCACCGGCGGATCCTGGTTCCGCTACGGGGGCGACTTCAAGTGGGCCTGGCAGCGCGACTTCTTCGACCACGCCTGCGCCGGCGCCGTGTTCGGCGCGATGGCCCAGAACGGTCAGCTCACCGAGAAAATGCTCGAGCGCATGAAGAAGGGCTCGAAGATGCCGGGCTGGACTCGCGCGAGCGAGTACGACTGGTTCTCGGAGATCGCCGACATCGAGGCCTAG
- a CDS encoding ferredoxin: protein MRYRRRKATQTAAAARAASRSDVPAGGCRVSVDLDLCQGHGVCMAEAPGVFRVDDAERKVVLLQETPDADERARVETAVQHCPTRALTLEES from the coding sequence GTGCGCTACCGGCGCCGCAAGGCGACACAGACGGCTGCGGCCGCGAGAGCCGCGTCGCGTTCCGACGTCCCGGCAGGCGGTTGCCGCGTCTCGGTCGACCTCGACCTCTGCCAGGGCCACGGCGTCTGCATGGCCGAGGCACCGGGCGTGTTTCGCGTCGACGACGCCGAGCGCAAGGTCGTCCTGCTGCAGGAAACCCCGGACGCCGACGAGCGCGCCCGGGTCGAAACCGCCGTCCAACACTGCCCGACCCGGGCACTCACCCTCGAGGAGTCTTGA